One window of the Cydia amplana chromosome 26, ilCydAmpl1.1, whole genome shotgun sequence genome contains the following:
- the LOC134660194 gene encoding transmembrane protein 26, with protein sequence MANVGKVLATIKAVITRLVFACHGIIAIWQVTVSMDDITYWYLASPILLLIFEGVFTLTIKENQEWKWFCPSVFIYLGLVVPAIWLLELHKVDVRVNNQQTPSNETTIGLGVAAKIPTDMWVTLIEQFLMLTLIVGRWLLPKGDLTRDQLSQLLLVYIGTAADIIEFFDSFKDEKVASEKVLVLLTLAIWSWSLVQFTVVLTATKSRKSRGTANRSDMNSRACCCSIEVCAIMMNIALQDAPFLAFRLLIIAHYKIINYMNIFFTCKNTLVILLQIYRLYVLHLETSDDGGSFYRKPKHKEHKKKEHRKHRDREHKKHHKSKHNKHEGETSISVITDRRQERVEGGRIRAIILTNNDEIEELELSRLFKDQVGLENEKKRGKKKQKSESEESLNNVHHTTDDSGI encoded by the exons ATGGCGAATGTCGGTAAAGTGCTGGCCACAATAAAAGCTGTTATAACAAGATTAGTGTTCGCCTGCCACGGGATCATAGCTATTTGGCAAGTCACCGTGTCCATGGACGACATCACATATTGGTATTTGGCGTCACCAATTTTGCTGCTCATTTTCGAAGGCGTCTTTACGCTGACTATTAAAGAAAACCAGGAATGGAAATG GTTCTGCCCGTCAGTGTTCATCTACCTGGGCCTGGTGGTGCCTGCCATTTGGCTCCTGGAGTTACATAAGGTGGACGTCAGAGTCAACAATCAGCAAACTCCAAGCAACGAGACT ACAATAGGCTTGGGCGTAGCAGCGAAGATCCCGACAGACATGTGGGTGACGCTGATCGAGCAGTTCCTCATGCTGACCCTCATCGTGGGCCGCTGGCTGCTGCCCAAGGGTGACCTGACGAGAGACCAGCTCAGTCAGCTACTGCTCGTGTATATTG GAACAGCGGCCGACATCATAGAATTCTTCGACTCCTTCAAAGACGAGAAGGTCGCATCGGAGAAGGTGCTGGTGCTCCTGACCCTGGCCATCTGGTCGTGGTCGCTGGTGCAGTTCACTGTGGTCCTGACTGCGACCAAAAGTCGCAAGTCGCGCGGCACCGCTAATAGGTCCGACAT GAACAGCAGAGCGTGCTGCTGTTCAATCGAGGTGTGCGCCATCATGATGAACATCGCCCTCCAGGACGCCCCGTTCCTGGCCTTCAGACTCCTCATCATCGCGCACTACAAGATCATCAACTATATGAACATCTTCTTCACCTGTAAGAATACCCTG GTAATACTTCTTCAAATCTACCGTCTATACGTCCTACACCTGGAAACGTCAGACGACGGTGGCTCCTTCTATCGGAAGCCAAAACACAAAGAACACAAGAAGAAGGAACACCGGAAACACAGGGACAGGGAACACAA AAAGCATCATAAGTCGAAGCATAATAAGCACGAAGGCGAGACGTCTATATCCGTCATCACAGACAGGCGGCAGGAAAGGGTTGAGGGCGGGCGGATCCG AGCCATAATTTTGACCAACAACGACGAGATTGAGGAGTTGGAGCTCAGCAGGCTGTTCAAGGACCAGGTCGGGCTGGAGAATGAGAAGAAACGAGG caAAAAGAAGCAAAAGTCGGAGTCAGAAGAGTCCCTGAACAATGTCCACCACACGACTGATGACTCCGGTATTTGA